AACGAATAATCGTGATCACCGCATTTAACAGACCGGACAGTCCCAGAAAACCGCCGCCCAGAAGCAGCAACAACAATTCCGCCTTATACGGTGCCAGATCCGTATTGTAAAGCCAGGACAACACCGGAACTCCCAGCAAAAACGCTCCAATGATACATACCAGCGTAATTCCAGCCACGATTAGGGACTGAAGCAGGATTTTTCTGACAAACTGCCCTACTCTCCCATCATTCCACATCATCGAAAGCTTATATAACATCGGATTGAAAATAAAATTGTTCAACAGACCAATCACAAACACCGGCATCGCGATAAAACCGTAGCACGCCTGCAATTCATCGGTCAGCATGGCATCGATCGCATATTTCGGTGCATTTCCTATATAAAAAGAAAGAAACGCTCCGGCAAATAACGGGAAGCACACTTTCAAAAGCGCAAAAACCTGCTTCCAGTCCACCTTTTCCTTCACCACATCGAATGCTCCAATGGTCCATTTTGTAAACAACACAAATAAGCCCGTCGTCAGAACCGTTGCAATCATCAGCGAAACCAGTTGATTTCTGAAAACAATCAGCCCCATTCCATAAACCACGATCGTAATTCCGATCCGAAGCGTCATGCATTTGGAGCCCACATCCAGACGATTCTGGTTCTGATAAAATCCATGATACACATCTTCCACCGCATCCACGACTTTAAACAGGCACATCCAAACGATCACCTGCGTCTTTTCCGCAGAATATCCGTTACTCATTGCTGCATAAGCCGTATACAATACCGCCGTCACCATCATCGCCAGAGATGACACCACACGGGACATCCGATAGTTCACAAAAGAAAACTGTCCCTTCATATCCGAAATCTGAAAGTAGCGCATCCCGTACTTTCCA
This window of the Mediterraneibacter butyricigenes genome carries:
- a CDS encoding lipopolysaccharide biosynthesis protein, with the translated sequence MKIKAFLLKDQKIERDSFIWNMAGSMLMAFQSVIMLMILTRTLGLKDAGIFTIAYANANLFLTVGKYGMRYFQISDMKGQFSFVNYRMSRVVSSLAMMVTAVLYTAYAAMSNGYSAEKTQVIVWMCLFKVVDAVEDVYHGFYQNQNRLDVGSKCMTLRIGITIVVYGMGLIVFRNQLVSLMIATVLTTGLFVLFTKWTIGAFDVVKEKVDWKQVFALLKVCFPLFAGAFLSFYIGNAPKYAIDAMLTDELQACYGFIAMPVFVIGLLNNFIFNPMLYKLSMMWNDGRVGQFVRKILLQSLIVAGITLVCIIGAFLLGVPVLSWLYNTDLAPYKAELLLLLLGGGFLGLSGLLNAVITIIRYQKSLMWGYAVVALLALVCSNRIVGMYGMMGAAVLYTLLMAILCVIFVGLFAYGVMKQKKTL